A portion of the Parasedimentitalea marina genome contains these proteins:
- a CDS encoding PspA/IM30 family protein, with the protein MFGTLKTLFIGANARAEEQLRDTFSIELIDQKIRESGDSLKAAKLTLASLIQRQRAELRQIETLEVRIADLLSRAKEALDGDREDLAQTAAQAVAEMENELALRRQTLERLERRILQLRQSVATANRRIIDLKQGAMSARATKREQDMQRRLNKHLGGDSPIEEAEALIARVMEQDDPFEQGEILREIDGDLGHATIGDDLADAGFGKRNGTSALDVLNRLKAEK; encoded by the coding sequence ATGTTTGGAACTTTAAAGACCTTATTCATCGGTGCAAATGCCCGCGCCGAAGAGCAGCTTCGCGATACATTCTCGATTGAATTGATTGACCAGAAAATCCGTGAATCCGGGGACAGCCTGAAGGCCGCCAAATTGACGCTGGCCAGCCTGATCCAGCGCCAACGCGCCGAATTGCGCCAGATCGAAACCCTGGAAGTCCGGATTGCAGATCTTTTGTCCCGCGCCAAAGAGGCACTGGACGGCGACCGCGAGGATCTGGCCCAGACTGCGGCACAGGCCGTGGCCGAAATGGAAAACGAACTGGCCTTGCGCCGTCAAACACTCGAGCGGCTAGAGCGCCGGATCCTGCAATTGCGTCAGTCGGTCGCAACAGCCAATCGGCGCATCATCGATCTTAAACAGGGTGCCATGTCCGCCCGTGCCACCAAACGGGAACAAGACATGCAGCGCCGTTTGAACAAACACCTCGGGGGCGACAGCCCGATTGAGGAAGCCGAAGCCCTGATTGCCCGGGTGATGGAGCAGGACGACCCATTTGAACAGGGCGAGATCCTGCGGGAAATTGATGGTGATCTTGGCCATGCCACCATTGGGGATGACCTGGCCGATGCCGGATTTGGCAAACGCAACGGCACGTCGGCACTTGATGTCCTGAACCGCCTGAAGGCTGAAAAATAA
- a CDS encoding TetR/AcrR family transcriptional regulator translates to MTTKAQQRKEVLREKLIVAAEERIDRDGVGALRARDLAKDAGCAVGAIYTAYDDLNALIMAVNGRTFQKLGQVVASSVDGAGEETATSRLILMSNAYLGFASDHTNLWRALFDLQMRADDQVPDWYLQALRTLFSHIARPVAELFPDYNHEQLDLMVRALFSSVHGIVLLGLEQRISAVPLAKVEQMIGQVLSQVGQT, encoded by the coding sequence ATGACAACCAAAGCTCAGCAACGCAAAGAAGTCTTACGTGAAAAGCTGATTGTGGCAGCTGAGGAACGCATCGACAGAGATGGCGTTGGCGCCCTGCGTGCCCGCGATCTGGCCAAGGACGCAGGATGTGCTGTCGGTGCGATTTACACTGCATATGACGATCTGAATGCATTGATTATGGCAGTAAACGGGCGCACCTTTCAAAAACTGGGGCAGGTGGTTGCCAGTTCCGTTGATGGGGCAGGCGAGGAGACCGCGACCAGCCGTCTGATCCTGATGAGCAATGCCTACCTAGGCTTTGCATCGGACCATACGAACCTATGGCGCGCCCTGTTCGATCTGCAGATGCGGGCCGATGACCAGGTGCCGGATTGGTACTTACAGGCGCTGCGGACGCTGTTTTCCCATATTGCCCGCCCGGTGGCCGAATTGTTCCCAGACTATAATCACGAGCAATTGGACTTGATGGTGCGCGCGCTGTTTTCTTCGGTGCATGGGATTGTGTTGCTTGGGCTGGAACAACGGATTTCGGCAGTGCCCCTTGCCAAGGTCGAACAAATGATCGGTCAAGTACTTTCCCAGGTCGGTCAGACATAA
- a CDS encoding alpha/beta fold hydrolase, translating to MLNIITHGTATDKPPLLIAHGLYGSARNWGVIAKRLSDERLVVAVDMRNHGHSPWANSHSYPELAEDLAEVVAAHGGQMDVIGHSMGGKAAMMLALNHPASVNRLLVADIAPVAYIHSQIQFIEAMRSIDLTTLQRRSEAEDQLAAAGVEPALQSFFTQSLDIPNRRWRLNLDALADQMPNVMSFPQTNAVWPGSVLFLSGASSDYVDPKYRPQVRARFPQARFAKIPGAGHWLHAEKPREFEATARIFLNA from the coding sequence ATGTTGAACATCATCACCCATGGCACCGCCACCGACAAACCGCCCCTTCTTATTGCCCACGGGCTTTATGGCTCTGCCCGCAATTGGGGCGTGATTGCCAAGCGGCTGTCAGACGAGCGCTTGGTTGTGGCCGTCGATATGCGCAACCATGGGCACAGCCCCTGGGCCAACAGCCATAGCTACCCCGAACTGGCCGAGGATTTGGCCGAGGTGGTGGCGGCACATGGTGGGCAGATGGATGTGATCGGGCATTCGATGGGGGGCAAAGCCGCAATGATGCTGGCCTTGAACCATCCCGCATCTGTGAACCGCCTGTTGGTGGCTGACATCGCGCCAGTTGCATACATCCACAGCCAGATCCAGTTCATCGAGGCGATGCGCAGCATAGATCTGACAACCCTACAACGAAGATCCGAGGCCGAGGACCAATTGGCCGCAGCTGGTGTAGAGCCCGCATTGCAAAGCTTTTTCACCCAGTCACTTGATATCCCCAATCGGCGCTGGCGGCTAAATTTGGACGCCTTGGCGGATCAGATGCCCAATGTGATGTCCTTTCCGCAGACCAATGCGGTTTGGCCGGGATCGGTGCTGTTCTTGTCCGGCGCCAGTTCAGACTACGTGGACCCCAAATACCGCCCACAGGTCCGCGCCCGATTTCCGCAGGCGCGGTTTGCCAAGATCCCAGGCGCCGGTCACTGGCTACACGCCGAGAAACCCCGTGAATTCGAGGCCACCGCCCGCATTTTCCTGAATGCCTAG